A window of the Hordeum vulgare subsp. vulgare chromosome 5H, MorexV3_pseudomolecules_assembly, whole genome shotgun sequence genome harbors these coding sequences:
- the LOC123397876 gene encoding G-type lectin S-receptor-like serine/threonine-protein kinase At1g11300 yields the protein MEWSALACSVTVLILAFLPLRASDDRLVPGKPLFPGATIVSDGGDFALGFFAPSSSAPANLHLGIWYNGVPELTVVWVANREIPVTNSTAPRLSLTNTSDLVLSDGNGSDTVVWRTSVAAAPNSTLSEAVLLNTGNLVVRSPDGTTLWQSFDYPTDTMLPGMKMVIKHGTRAGERLVSWKGPGDPLPGNFSYGSDLATFPQIFLWEGTRPVYRSTPWTGYRVKSEYQFQTTNTSSIIIYLAVVNDDDESYTVYTVSDGAWLTRFVLTYSGKLQIRSWNASSSAWAVLGQWPPYRCDLYGYCGPNGYCDDTALPVPTCRCLNGFEPARTEDWTSGTFSDGCRREEAVSGCGAGFLALPGMKPPDGFALVANRTPEGCAAECGRNCSCVAYAYSNLTGGASTGDMTRCLVWAGELVDTGKPGASPASDTLYLRLAGLDAPAGRRIKSNATRIILTALGSSVVIITCTFLAWLKFKGKNMKWGKQKKPKSDGSGDLEVPFVRFHEISHATQNFSETCMIGQGGFGKVYKGTLGGQQIAVKRLSWDSQQGTIEFTNEVALIAKLQHRNLVRLLGCCVEGDEKLLIYEYMPNKSLDDTLFDDSRKRLLDWTTRINIVKGIARGLLYLHQDSRLTIIHRDLKAGNVLLDAEMKPKIADFGMARLFGDNQENANTQRVVGTYGYMAPEYAMEGVFSTKSDIYSFGVLLLEIVTGIKRSSSIHTMGFSSLIDYSWNMWKEGKTKDLVDTSIMDTCSLDEVFLCIHVALLCVQENPDDRPLMSSVMTALENGSTMLPTPNCPAYLVRRNTELNQFRNNIQNSVNSLSVTEIDGR from the exons ATGGAGTGGTCAGCTCTTGCCTGCTCCGTCACGGTCCTGATCCTTGCATTCCTGCCCTTGCGTGCGTCCGACGACCGGCTTGTCCCCGGCAAGCCGCTCTTCCCCGGAGCCACCATCGTCTCCGACGGCGGTGACTTCGCCTTGGGCTTCTTTGCCCCATCCAGCTCAGCTCCGGCCAACCTGCACCTGGGCATCTGGTACAACGGCGTCCCTGAGCTCACCGTGGTGTGGGTCGCCAACCGGGAAATCCCAGTCACCAACAGCACTGCACCCAGGCTCTCCCTCACCAACACCTCCGACCTTGTGCTCTCCGACGGTAATGGCAGCGACACTGTCGTTTGGAGGACTAGCGTGGCTGCTGCTCCGAACTCCACTTTATCAGAGGCAGTGCTTCTCAACACCGGCAACCTCGTCGTCCGGTCGCCAGATGGCACCACGCTGTGGCAGAGCTTCGACTACCCGACCGACACGATGCTGCCGGGCATGAAGATGGTGATCAAGCACGGCACGCGTGCCGGTGAGCGCCTGGTGTCCTGGAAGGGCCCCGGCGACCCATTGCCGGGGAACTTCTCCTACGGCAGCGACCTGGCCACGTTCCCACAGATATTCCTCTGGGAAGGCACGCGCCCGGTGTACCGTAGCACGCCGTGGACGGGGTACAGGGTGAAGAGCGAGTACCAGTTCCAGACGACCAACACCAGCTCCATCATCATCTACCTTGCCGtcgtcaacgacgacgacgagagctACACAGTCTACACCGTCTCCGACGGCGCCTGGCTCACCAGGTTCGTGCTGACCTACTCCGGCAAGCTCCAAATCCGGAGCTGGAACGCCAGCTCGTCAGCCTGGGCCGTCCTCGGGCAGTGGCCGCCTTACCGGTGCGACCTCTACGGCTATTGTGGCCCCAACGGGTACTGTGACGACACGGCGCTGCCCGTGCCGACATGCAGGTGCCTCAACGGTTTTGAGCCGGCAAGAACGGAGGACTGGACCAGCGGGACGTTCTCCGACGGGTGCCGTCGGGAGGAGGCGGTGAGTGGGTGCGGTGCCGGTTTCTTGGCGTTGCCGGGGATGAAACCGCCGGATGGTTTTGCGCTTGTAGCGAACAGGACGCCGGAGGGGTGCGCGGCGGAGTGCGGCCGCAACTGCTCCTGCGTCGCGTACGCTTACTCCAACTTGACCGGCGGCGCATCTACCGGAGACATGACGAGGTGCTTAGTTTGGGCCGGGGAGTTGGTCGACACCGGGAAGCCGGGCGCAAGCCCCGCCAGCGACACGCTCTATCTCCGGCTTGCAGGACTGGACGCTCCAGCTG GAAGAAGAATAAAGAGCAATGCAACGAGGATTATACTGACGGCCCTAGGAAGCAGTGTGGTGATAATCACGTGCACTTTCCTTGCATGGTTGAAATTCAAAG GCAAGAACATGAAGTGGGGAAAACAAAAGAAGCCGAAGTCGGATGGTTCTGGTGACCTTGAGGTTCCCTTTGTAAGATTTCATGAAATTTCACACGCAACACAAAATTTCTCCGAAACTTGTATGATTGGACAAGGAGGCTTTGGCAAAGTTTATAAG GGAACACTAGGCGGTCAACAAATTGCTGTAAAAAGGCTAAGTTGGGATTCTCAACAAGGGACAATCGAGTTCACAAATGAAGTAGCACTTATTGCCAAATTGCAGCACCGTAATTTGGTTCGACTACTTGGATGTTGTGTGGAAGGAGATGAAAAGTTGTTGATTTATGAGTACATGCCTAATAAAAGCTTAGATGACACACTTTTCG ATGATTCTAGAAAACGGTTGCTAGACTGGACGACAAGGATTAATATAGTCAAAGGCATTGCAAGGGGGCTTCTTTATCTCCACCAAGATTCAAGATTGACTATAATTCATAGAGACCTCAAAGCTGGAAATGTTTTGCTAGATGCAGAGATGAAACCCAAGATAGCGGATTTTGGTATGGCGAGGCTCTTTGGCGATAACCAAGAAAATGCGAACACTCAACGTGTTGTCGGAACATA TGGTTATATGGCTCCTGAGTACGCAATGGAAGGTGTCTTCTCGACCAAGTCGGACATCTATAGCTTTGGTGTGTTACTGCTAGAGATTGTAACTGGTATAAAGAGAAGCTCTAGCATCCACACCATGGGCTTTTCTAGTCTCATAGACTAT TCGTGGAATATGTGGAAGGAAGGGAAGACAAAGGATTTGGTTGATACATCTATCATGGATACTTGTTCACTAGATGAAGTTTTCCTTTGCATCCACGTAGCACTATTGTGTGTTCAGGAAAACCCAGATGATAGGCCATTGATGTCATCAGTTATGACCGCCCTAGAGAATGGAAGTACCATGCTTCCAACTCCCAATTGCCCTGCCTATCTTGTGCGGAGGAACACCGAGTTAAACCAATTCAGAAATAATATTCAGAACTCTGTGAACTCTTTATCTGTTACTGAAATAGATGGTCGGTGA